From bacterium, the proteins below share one genomic window:
- the rpsJ gene encoding 30S ribosomal protein S10: MDTQKIRIRLKSYDHRLLDQSVVEIVDTAKRTGARVVGPIPLPVRINRFTVLRSPHVDKKSREQFEVRTHKRLVDIMEPTSQTVDALMRLDLAAGVDVEIKL, translated from the coding sequence TCGGATCCGACTCAAGTCCTACGACCACCGGCTGCTCGACCAGTCGGTGGTGGAGATCGTCGACACCGCGAAGCGCACCGGCGCCCGCGTCGTCGGGCCGATCCCGCTCCCGGTGCGGATCAACCGCTTCACCGTGCTGCGCTCGCCGCACGTGGACAAGAAGTCCCGGGAGCAGTTCGAGGTGCGCACGCACAAGCGGCTCGTCGACATCATGGAGCCCACCTCGCAGACGGTCGACGCCCTGATGCGCCTGGACCTGGCGGCCGGCGTCGACGTCGAGATCAAGCTCTAG